In bacterium 336/3, the following proteins share a genomic window:
- a CDS encoding 1-hydroxy-2-methyl-2-(E)-butenyl 4-diphosphate synthase, producing MQVISPSNTLYCPSLTEYKRRKTIEVKIGDIPLGGENPIRVQSMTTADTMDTAKTVAECVRLIEAGSEYIRITAPSVKEAENLQNIKNELNKLGFKVPLIADIHFTPNAAELAAKIVEKVRINPGNYADRKRFEVIDYTESEYQAELERIREKFIPLIKICKEYGTAMRIGTNHGSLSDRIMSRYGDNPLGMVESALEFLRIAEEENFYNIVLSMKSSNPQVMVQAYRLLVQRLDEEGLKPYPLHLGVTEAGDGEDGRVKSAVGIGTLLEDGLGDTIRVSLTEDPEYEIPVAKKLVNRYIQRAEKALPISEIQTENYPINPFSYARLETKEISNFGGKNVPRVIADYSDYQNIEMEDLKQIGHFYLPATDKWAMNDLGADFVYLGDKKVPFMFPNGLKAIQNYQTWVEEKQEAYPLFSEMEYLTYDQFSEKLNFLLLPVEQTDLRGKLLKNLQEETNPLVLVLETTNEHAMPALRRLIVELIQNKIQLPLIIRRKYTTDDLESLQIDASTDFGGLLIDGLGDGIMLSSKQMFIKDANSLAFGILQAARTRITKTEYISCPSCGRTLFDLQEVTAKIRKRTDHLKGVKIAIMGCIVNGPGEMADADYGYVGSGKGKITLYRGKEVVKKTVAEEKALDELIDLIKEDKKWTEPAH from the coding sequence ATGCAGGTCATCAGTCCTTCAAATACATTATATTGTCCTTCACTTACAGAGTACAAACGTAGAAAAACCATAGAAGTTAAAATTGGAGATATTCCCCTTGGTGGTGAAAACCCAATTAGAGTACAATCTATGACAACAGCCGATACAATGGATACAGCCAAAACAGTAGCTGAATGTGTTCGTTTGATTGAGGCTGGTTCAGAGTATATTCGTATCACAGCACCTAGTGTAAAAGAAGCTGAAAATTTACAAAATATCAAAAATGAACTGAATAAATTAGGTTTCAAAGTACCTTTGATAGCTGATATTCACTTTACACCCAATGCAGCCGAACTTGCCGCAAAAATAGTAGAGAAAGTACGTATCAACCCTGGTAATTATGCAGACAGAAAACGTTTTGAGGTAATTGATTATACAGAATCGGAGTATCAGGCAGAGTTAGAACGTATCAGAGAAAAATTTATTCCACTGATTAAAATCTGTAAAGAATATGGTACAGCCATGCGTATTGGTACAAATCATGGTTCACTTTCAGATAGAATTATGAGCCGTTATGGAGATAATCCCTTGGGTATGGTGGAGTCTGCTTTGGAATTTTTGAGAATAGCTGAAGAAGAAAATTTTTATAATATTGTTCTTTCCATGAAGTCCAGCAATCCACAAGTGATGGTGCAGGCTTACAGACTTTTAGTACAACGTTTGGATGAAGAAGGCTTAAAGCCTTATCCATTACATTTGGGTGTAACAGAAGCAGGAGACGGAGAAGATGGGCGTGTAAAATCGGCAGTGGGGATAGGTACACTTCTTGAAGATGGTCTAGGCGATACAATCAGGGTTTCACTAACCGAAGATCCTGAATATGAGATACCTGTTGCTAAAAAATTAGTTAATCGGTATATTCAGAGAGCAGAAAAGGCTTTGCCTATTTCTGAAATACAAACAGAAAACTATCCAATCAATCCTTTTAGTTATGCTCGCCTAGAAACAAAAGAAATTTCCAATTTTGGAGGAAAAAATGTTCCAAGAGTTATTGCAGATTACTCTGATTATCAGAATATCGAAATGGAAGATTTGAAACAAATAGGTCATTTCTATTTACCTGCTACCGACAAATGGGCAATGAATGACTTAGGGGCAGATTTTGTGTATTTAGGAGATAAAAAAGTGCCTTTTATGTTTCCTAATGGACTAAAGGCTATTCAAAATTATCAGACTTGGGTGGAAGAAAAACAAGAAGCTTATCCACTATTTTCAGAAATGGAATATCTGACTTATGATCAATTTTCTGAAAAACTCAATTTCTTGCTTCTCCCAGTAGAACAAACAGATTTGAGAGGTAAATTATTGAAAAATCTGCAAGAAGAAACTAATCCATTGGTATTGGTATTGGAAACAACTAATGAACATGCCATGCCTGCCTTGCGTAGGCTGATAGTTGAACTTATTCAAAATAAGATACAGTTACCTCTTATAATTAGGAGAAAATACACAACAGATGATTTGGAATCGCTACAAATAGATGCATCTACAGATTTTGGAGGGCTTTTGATAGATGGTTTGGGAGATGGAATTATGTTGTCTTCAAAACAAATGTTCATCAAAGATGCTAATAGTTTGGCTTTTGGCATTTTACAGGCTGCTCGTACACGTATTACGAAAACAGAGTATATTTCTTGCCCAAGTTGTGGTCGTACACTTTTTGATTTACAGGAAGTTACAGCTAAAATACGTAAACGTACTGACCACTTAAAAGGTGTGAAAATTGCTATTATGGGTTGTATTGTAAATGGACCTGGTGAAATGGCTGATGCTGATTATGGTTATGTGGGTTCTGGAAAAGGTAAAATAACACTTTACAGAGGTAAAGAGGTTGTAAAGAAAACTGTAGCAGAAGAAAAAGCTTTAGATGAACTAATTGATTTGATTAAAGAAGATAAGAAATGGACAGAACCTGCCCATTAG
- a CDS encoding NADH-quinone oxidoreductase subunit A, which translates to MNKVYTPADYVPIFIQLGLAIGFVITTMVATHLLGPKRKGKVKDQAFECGIESVGDARTPISIKYFLIAILFVLFDVEIIFMYPWAVNFLQLGWFGFFEMVTFMGLLLVGFYYIIKRDVLKWE; encoded by the coding sequence ATGAACAAAGTATATACGCCTGCTGACTATGTACCTATTTTCATCCAATTGGGTTTGGCAATAGGTTTTGTGATCACTACTATGGTTGCAACCCATTTATTAGGTCCTAAACGTAAAGGAAAAGTGAAAGATCAAGCATTTGAGTGTGGTATAGAATCAGTTGGAGATGCTCGTACACCTATTTCCATTAAATATTTTTTGATTGCTATTTTGTTTGTATTGTTTGATGTAGAGATTATTTTTATGTATCCTTGGGCTGTAAACTTCTTGCAGTTAGGTTGGTTTGGTTTCTTCGAGATGGTAACCTTCATGGGATTACTTTTAGTAGGTTTCTATTATATCATCAAACGTGATGTCTTGAAGTGGGAATAA
- a CDS encoding NADH dehydrogenase, which translates to MNINYFILSFVLMPLFAFIITMFTKEQQEKWISNITTYTIGSVFFILTGFIGYWIFLGANNFNLKEILLYQNKEYTFLIDFYFDKVTAVYLFVGSFISFLIVRYSSYYMHLEKGYKRFFATILFFFFSYNFTVLAGNFETLFIGWEMIGISSFLLIAFYRERYLPVRNAVKVFSVYRIGDIGILLAMWASHHLWHENITFQKLLNYDLVHEHLLNHSFEGLFIAICLLVAAAAKSAQFPFSSWMPRAMEGPTPSSAIFYGSLSIHFGVFLLIRTMPFWEQQIVARVLIGFIGVLTAITGYFTARVQPTIKTQIAYASVSQIGLMFVEIALGLEWLVLIHFVGNAFLRTYQLLVSPSVVAYLIREQFYYFKPHTEKKSYFLGKNFYYGWYLLSLKEFNLDTLMGRYIFNPFKKIGSKLNFLNPKNILVVFLPLYGIGIALLLLEEYIPNWLHDSLPIISASIALMMVMKGFSERRYPKLAWMLLTLQHFWIALAVGHNEHFQISEAVWYLSGVMIAGVGGYVVLSMLQKNEPSYFTLFRYYGHSYEYPRIGGIFLLCSLGLMGFPITTTFIGEDLIFSHIHKDQYLLAFLLSSCFVIEGIAAIRIYARLFLGNHAKVYHETPLQSS; encoded by the coding sequence ATGAACATCAATTATTTTATTCTCAGTTTTGTACTGATGCCTTTGTTTGCATTTATAATTACAATGTTTACAAAAGAGCAACAAGAAAAATGGATTTCCAATATCACTACTTATACCATTGGATCTGTATTTTTTATACTTACAGGTTTCATTGGATATTGGATATTTTTAGGAGCTAATAATTTTAACCTCAAAGAGATTTTATTGTACCAAAATAAAGAATACACATTTTTAATAGATTTTTACTTTGATAAAGTAACTGCTGTATATTTATTTGTGGGTTCTTTTATTAGCTTTCTGATTGTACGTTATAGCAGTTATTATATGCATCTTGAAAAAGGGTATAAACGCTTTTTTGCAACTATTTTATTCTTTTTCTTTTCTTATAATTTTACAGTATTGGCTGGCAATTTTGAAACCCTTTTTATTGGTTGGGAAATGATAGGTATATCATCCTTTTTATTAATTGCTTTTTACCGAGAACGTTATTTGCCTGTACGTAATGCTGTGAAGGTATTTTCGGTGTATCGAATTGGTGATATTGGTATTCTACTTGCCATGTGGGCAAGTCATCATTTGTGGCATGAAAATATTACTTTTCAAAAACTGCTCAATTACGATTTGGTACATGAACATTTACTAAATCACAGTTTTGAAGGTTTATTCATTGCTATTTGCTTACTTGTAGCTGCTGCTGCCAAGTCTGCACAATTCCCTTTTTCTTCTTGGATGCCCAGAGCTATGGAAGGTCCTACCCCTTCAAGTGCTATTTTTTATGGTTCATTATCAATTCATTTTGGAGTATTTTTACTCATCAGAACCATGCCATTTTGGGAACAACAAATTGTAGCCAGAGTTTTAATAGGATTTATTGGTGTACTAACAGCTATAACTGGTTATTTTACAGCAAGAGTGCAACCTACCATTAAAACACAAATAGCTTATGCTTCTGTATCTCAGATTGGGTTGATGTTTGTAGAAATAGCTTTAGGTTTAGAATGGCTTGTTCTGATTCATTTTGTGGGTAATGCTTTTCTGAGAACCTATCAATTGCTTGTTTCACCATCTGTAGTAGCGTATTTAATTAGAGAACAATTCTATTATTTTAAGCCTCATACAGAAAAGAAATCTTATTTCTTAGGTAAAAATTTTTATTATGGATGGTATCTACTTTCTTTAAAAGAATTCAATTTAGATACTCTGATGGGTAGATATATTTTCAATCCTTTTAAAAAAATTGGGAGCAAACTTAATTTTCTAAACCCTAAAAACATTCTAGTTGTTTTTCTGCCTTTGTATGGAATTGGTATAGCTCTTTTATTGTTAGAAGAGTATATTCCAAATTGGCTACATGATAGTTTACCCATTATTTCTGCTTCTATAGCTTTGATGATGGTTATGAAGGGGTTTTCAGAAAGGCGTTACCCAAAATTAGCATGGATGCTTCTAACACTACAACATTTTTGGATTGCCTTAGCTGTAGGTCATAATGAACATTTTCAAATCAGTGAAGCAGTTTGGTATTTAAGTGGTGTAATGATAGCAGGTGTTGGTGGATATGTAGTACTTTCTATGCTCCAAAAAAATGAACCCTCTTATTTTACACTTTTCAGGTATTATGGACATAGTTACGAATATCCACGCATAGGAGGTATATTTTTACTATGTTCTTTAGGACTTATGGGCTTTCCTATTACTACCACATTTATTGGTGAAGACCTTATTTTCAGTCATATCCATAAGGATCAATATCTCTTGGCCTTTCTACTTTCTTCTTGTTTTGTAATAGAAGGAATTGCTGCTATTAGAATTTATGCAAGACTATTTTTAGGTAACCATGCAAAGGTTTATCACGAAACACCTTTGCAGTCTTCTTAA
- a CDS encoding NADH dehydrogenase (The point of entry for the majority of electrons that traverse the respiratory chain eventually resulting in the reduction of oxygen) has product MVKIVDKPEGYEGQGFFATSFDKVIGLARANSLWPLPFATSCCGIEFMSTMASNYDLARFGSERPSFSPRQADMLIVAGTIAKKMAPVLKQVYEQMAEPRWVLSVGACASSGGIFDTYSVLQGIDRIIPVDVYVPGCPPRPEQILEGILQLQEFTKKESLRRRNEDKYKELLASYNILVD; this is encoded by the coding sequence ATGGTCAAGATAGTTGATAAACCTGAAGGGTACGAAGGACAAGGTTTTTTCGCTACCAGTTTTGATAAAGTAATTGGATTAGCAAGAGCAAACTCATTATGGCCTTTGCCTTTTGCCACTTCTTGTTGTGGCATTGAGTTTATGTCCACGATGGCTTCTAACTACGATTTAGCCCGTTTTGGCTCAGAACGCCCAAGTTTCTCACCTCGTCAAGCAGATATGCTTATTGTGGCGGGTACAATTGCCAAAAAAATGGCACCAGTTTTGAAACAAGTATATGAGCAAATGGCTGAGCCTCGTTGGGTTCTTTCTGTGGGTGCTTGTGCCTCAAGCGGTGGTATTTTTGATACTTATAGTGTTTTACAAGGCATTGACCGTATCATTCCAGTAGATGTGTATGTGCCAGGTTGCCCTCCACGCCCTGAACAGATTTTAGAAGGTATTTTGCAACTCCAAGAGTTTACCAAAAAAGAGTCTTTACGCAGAAGAAACGAAGATAAATACAAAGAACTCTTAGCCTCTTACAATATTTTAGTAGATTAG
- a CDS encoding bleomycin resistance protein — protein sequence MNLNQVTISVKDVEKSIEFYQRLGLELIVKALPHYARFVCPVGNATFSLHQDDKIEENKGIWIYFEIESLDKKVEELIEKGFIFDEMPNDKTWLWREAYLTDLDQNRIILYFAGENRLNPPWRIKEAN from the coding sequence ATGAATTTGAATCAGGTTACGATTTCTGTAAAAGATGTAGAAAAATCTATTGAATTTTATCAGAGATTAGGCTTAGAACTAATAGTTAAAGCTTTACCTCATTATGCCAGATTTGTATGTCCTGTTGGGAATGCTACTTTTTCACTTCATCAGGATGATAAAATAGAAGAAAATAAAGGAATTTGGATATATTTTGAAATAGAAAGTTTAGATAAAAAGGTAGAAGAACTTATAGAAAAAGGCTTCATTTTTGATGAAATGCCTAATGATAAAACATGGCTTTGGCGAGAGGCATATCTGACAGATTTAGATCAAAATAGAATTATTCTGTATTTTGCAGGAGAAAACAGATTAAACCCTCCTTGGAGAATCAAAGAAGCAAATTGA
- a CDS encoding asparaginase, which produces MRPKIIIHGGFFSESSQSEDTKIAKQKALEVILLKANHYLAEHTALQTVVYAVSLLEDDVLFNAGTGSQIQSDGEIRMSASLMDGITQKFSGVINIQHIQNPILVAQHLMDYEDRVLGGAEATFFAHQNGFQNYNPEIPQRRTEYEAKKASQGIGTVGCVALDAQGNLAVATSTGGKGFEIPGRISDSATVAGNFANNFCAVSCTGVGEDIVSGALATKIVTRVTDGLYIGKAFERSFDELEVFDGFAGAIGIDHLGNIFHQYSHPKIVFAYQDGEKIVVFE; this is translated from the coding sequence ATGCGACCAAAAATTATTATTCATGGAGGTTTTTTTAGTGAATCTTCGCAAAGTGAAGATACTAAAATAGCTAAACAGAAAGCTCTTGAAGTAATTTTGCTTAAAGCAAATCATTATTTGGCAGAGCATACAGCCCTCCAAACAGTAGTATATGCAGTTTCTCTTTTAGAAGATGATGTATTGTTTAATGCTGGAACTGGCTCTCAGATACAAAGTGATGGCGAAATTCGGATGAGTGCTTCTCTAATGGATGGCATTACCCAAAAATTCTCGGGAGTTATCAATATTCAACATATCCAGAATCCTATTCTAGTTGCTCAACATCTCATGGATTATGAAGATAGAGTTTTAGGTGGGGCTGAAGCTACTTTTTTTGCTCATCAAAATGGGTTTCAGAATTATAACCCTGAAATACCTCAACGAAGAACAGAATACGAAGCAAAAAAAGCCAGTCAGGGTATAGGAACTGTAGGTTGTGTAGCTCTTGATGCACAAGGTAATTTGGCAGTGGCTACCTCAACGGGTGGTAAAGGCTTTGAAATCCCTGGGCGTATCTCCGATTCGGCAACTGTGGCAGGCAATTTTGCCAATAATTTTTGTGCAGTTTCTTGTACGGGTGTAGGTGAAGACATTGTGAGTGGGGCTTTGGCTACCAAAATTGTAACCAGAGTTACAGATGGATTATATATTGGAAAAGCTTTTGAACGAAGCTTTGATGAATTAGAAGTTTTTGATGGTTTTGCAGGTGCTATCGGCATTGACCATTTGGGTAATATTTTTCATCAGTATTCGCATCCAAAAATAGTATTTGCTTACCAAGATGGCGAAAAAATAGTTGTTTTTGAATAA
- a CDS encoding long-chain fatty acid transporter — protein sequence MNNHFFKIIVLIYLFSPKIGFSQNTRINEKNTIGWYNYFGTFKLSKHWGIHTEYQWRRAELITAWQQSLLRMGVNYQLDPKVQIRLGYAWIETFPYSTTPINSFGKDFTEHRTYQMLTLTDKIGIVGFSHRFMLEQRWVGKYSDASLNKEDSFVYSNRIRYMFRTQVPLKGKTIGDKTPYAAIYDEIFIGFGKNVNANIFDQNRLGILLGYQFNKKIKLEGGYFNQIVMLGRKINNNTNNVVQYNSGIILNTLFNFDFSKSN from the coding sequence ATGAACAATCATTTTTTTAAAATAATCGTTTTAATATATCTCTTTTCTCCTAAAATTGGTTTTTCTCAAAATACACGCATCAATGAAAAAAATACAATTGGTTGGTATAACTATTTTGGGACATTTAAACTTAGTAAACATTGGGGAATACACACTGAATACCAATGGCGAAGAGCAGAACTTATTACTGCATGGCAACAAAGTCTCCTACGTATGGGTGTTAATTATCAGTTAGACCCCAAAGTACAAATACGTTTGGGTTATGCTTGGATAGAAACTTTCCCATATAGCACTACTCCCATCAATTCTTTTGGAAAAGACTTTACAGAGCATAGAACTTACCAAATGCTAACACTAACTGATAAAATAGGAATTGTTGGATTTTCTCACAGATTTATGCTAGAACAACGATGGGTAGGCAAATATTCAGATGCTTCTCTAAATAAAGAAGATAGTTTTGTATATTCTAACAGAATACGATATATGTTTCGTACACAAGTTCCTTTAAAGGGAAAAACTATTGGAGATAAAACGCCTTATGCAGCTATTTATGATGAGATTTTTATAGGTTTTGGTAAAAATGTAAATGCAAATATTTTTGACCAAAATCGTTTAGGGATTTTACTGGGCTATCAGTTCAACAAAAAAATCAAATTAGAAGGTGGTTATTTTAACCAAATAGTAATGTTAGGCAGAAAAATAAATAATAACACAAATAATGTTGTACAATATAACAGTGGTATTATTTTAAATACTTTATTTAATTTTGATTTCAGCAAGTCAAATTAG
- a CDS encoding cyanophycinase, which yields MTPKGILIIIGGAVDKGSFTEKNFDADVEKNLNFFEKGILKRILTESLHKEDSRIEIVTTASKVPKTIGKEYSRAFEHLGAKNVGILDIDKREQANDEQFVNRLRQADVVMFTGGDQLRLTTILGGTAFHELLLHKYQNERFVFAGTSAGAAAASNNMIYQGSSSEALLKGEIKITSGLGLIDDVVIDTHFVQRGRIGRLFQTVASNPKTLGIGLGEDTGLLIRDNNSMEAIGSGLVILVDGREIKDSNITQVSLGQPISIEHLVVHVMSMHDFYYLDSKKMNIYAHASTDDE from the coding sequence ATGACACCAAAAGGTATTCTCATTATTATTGGGGGGGCGGTGGATAAAGGAAGTTTTACAGAAAAAAATTTTGATGCTGATGTAGAAAAAAATCTAAATTTCTTTGAAAAAGGCATTCTCAAAAGAATTCTGACGGAGTCTCTTCATAAAGAGGATTCTCGAATTGAGATTGTAACAACTGCTTCTAAAGTACCAAAGACCATTGGGAAAGAATATTCAAGAGCTTTTGAGCATTTGGGAGCTAAAAATGTAGGTATCTTAGATATAGACAAACGTGAACAAGCTAATGATGAACAGTTTGTCAATCGGTTGCGACAAGCAGATGTTGTGATGTTTACAGGTGGCGATCAGCTCCGACTAACAACTATTCTTGGTGGAACAGCCTTTCATGAGCTTCTGCTTCACAAATATCAAAACGAACGCTTTGTTTTTGCTGGAACCTCTGCTGGAGCAGCTGCTGCTTCCAACAATATGATTTATCAGGGTAGTAGTAGTGAGGCCCTTCTAAAGGGTGAAATAAAAATCACAAGCGGTTTGGGACTTATTGATGATGTTGTTATTGATACGCATTTTGTGCAGCGTGGACGTATTGGAAGACTATTTCAGACCGTTGCCAGCAATCCAAAAACACTTGGAATTGGTTTAGGAGAAGATACAGGCTTACTCATCAGAGATAATAACTCTATGGAAGCAATTGGTTCGGGACTTGTTATTTTGGTGGATGGCAGAGAAATTAAGGATTCTAATATTACACAAGTATCTTTAGGACAACCTATTTCCATTGAACATCTCGTGGTTCATGTAATGAGTATGCATGACTTCTATTATCTTGATAGTAAAAAAATGAACATTTATGCTCATGCTTCTACAGACGACGAATAA
- a CDS encoding geranylgeranylglyceryl phosphate synthase, producing MTKKILSKLEDFKKQQKKSFALLIDPDNIDEVQCLELIHLAKQASVDFLFVGGSLITGNNLGMVVEIAKAHTEIPVILFPGSSLHIDSEADAILFLSLISGRNPDFLIGQHILAAPILKKSSLEILPTGYMLVDTGRQTTVSFISNTTPIPYDKPTVAACIAMAGEMLGLKLIYMDGGSGAEKPISPQMIQAVSKSIEVPLIVGGGINSSEKALSALRAGADVIVVGNAIEKDFLLVEKIAKTVQEYM from the coding sequence ATGACCAAGAAGATACTCAGTAAATTAGAAGACTTTAAAAAACAACAAAAAAAGTCTTTTGCTTTACTCATAGACCCCGACAATATAGATGAAGTACAATGCTTAGAACTCATACACTTGGCTAAACAAGCAAGTGTAGATTTTCTTTTTGTGGGGGGGAGTTTGATTACAGGTAACAATTTGGGGATGGTAGTAGAAATAGCAAAAGCACATACAGAAATTCCTGTTATTCTCTTTCCTGGAAGTAGTCTACACATTGATTCTGAGGCTGATGCAATACTTTTTCTTTCGTTAATTTCGGGGCGGAATCCTGATTTTCTCATTGGGCAACATATTTTAGCTGCCCCTATTCTCAAAAAAAGTAGTTTAGAAATATTACCTACGGGTTATATGCTTGTGGATACAGGCAGACAAACCACAGTATCTTTTATTAGCAATACAACGCCTATTCCTTATGACAAACCAACCGTTGCAGCTTGTATTGCGATGGCAGGGGAAATGCTTGGATTAAAATTGATTTATATGGACGGTGGGAGTGGAGCAGAAAAGCCTATTAGTCCGCAAATGATACAAGCTGTAAGTAAATCCATTGAAGTGCCACTAATTGTAGGAGGTGGAATTAATAGCTCAGAAAAAGCGTTATCTGCATTAAGGGCAGGGGCTGATGTGATTGTGGTAGGTAATGCTATTGAAAAAGACTTTTTACTTGTAGAAAAAATAGCTAAAACAGTTCAGGAATATATGTAA